Proteins encoded together in one Argiope bruennichi chromosome 1, qqArgBrue1.1, whole genome shotgun sequence window:
- the LOC129963045 gene encoding gastrula zinc finger protein XlCGF7.1-like gives MCSVELNMEEKQKKHSPASQEERRFQCEICGLNCSNRKALNRHLICHSNLKPHICETCGKAFKRRCGLKRHTRIHKKEKPYVCDVCSKGFRLVDALKKHLNIHTKEKPYVCAVCSKAFADRANLRKHLRTHTKEKPYVCEVCGNKFGEKCHLTDHLRTHTKEKPYVCDVCNKTFAYMCNLKVHLRIHTNEKPHVCEVCKKAFNQSSNLRKHLLIHSKEKPHVCEVCNKAFNQRSHLANHLLTHSKEKPHACEVCEKAFSRRDTLTKHLRSHPQGEI, from the coding sequence atGTGTAGCGTAGAATTGAATAtggaagaaaaacaaaagaaacattcgCCGGCTTCTCAGGAAGAACGAAGATTTCAGTGTGAAATATGTGGATTAAACTGTAGCAACAGAAAAGCATTAAACCGTCATTTAATTTGTCATTCAAACTTGAAACCACATATTTGTGAAACTTGCGGTAAAGCTTTCAAAAGAAGATGTGGTTTAAAACGGCACAcaagaattcataaaaaagaaaagccTTATGTATGTGATGTCTGTAGTAAAGGGTTCAGGCTAGTAGAtgctttaaagaaacatttaaacattcatacaaaagaaaaaccatATGTATGTGCAGTCTGTAGTAAAGCATTCGCGGATAGAGCTAATTTACGAAAGCATTTACGTACGCacacaaaagaaaaaccttatgttTGCGAAGTGTGTGGCAATAAATTCGGAGAAAAATGTCATCTCACAGACCATTTACGGACGCacacaaaagaaaaaccttatgtCTGTGATGTCTGCAATAAAACATTCGCTTATATGTGTAATTTAAAGGTACATTTACGcattcatacaaatgaaaaacccCATGTCTGTGAAGTCTGTAAAAAAGCATTCAACCAAAGCAgcaatttaagaaaacatttgcttattcattcaaaagaaaaaccTCATGTCTGCGAAGTCTGTAATAAAGCATTCAATCAACGCAGCCATTTAGCAAATCATTTGCTTactcattcaaaagaaaaaccTCATGCTTGTGAAGTGTGTGAAAAGGCATTCAGCAGGAGAGATACTTTAACAAAACATTTACGTAGTCATCCGCAAGGAgaaatttaa
- the LOC129972392 gene encoding gastrula zinc finger protein XlCGF7.1-like — MEEKQKKPSPVHHIEAIFQCEICGFICSNKNSLKNHSICHSNVKPHVCETCGEAFKRRDVLKRHILIHIKEKPCVCQICRKDFSHGKALKKHLRTHTTDIAYVCDVCGNKFTEMIDLKEHLRTHRKGKPYVCEECGNKFSNKSNLRRHLRMHTNEKPYVCEECGNKFSDKSNLRRHLRMHTNEKPYVCEECGNKFSDKSNLRRHLRMHTNEKPYVCEECGNKFSDKSYLRRHLRMHTNEKPYVCEECGNKFSDKSNLRRHLRMHTNEKPYVCEVCTKAFNRRSYLANHLLTHSKDKPHVCEVCERAFSRRDTLTRHLRTHPQGEI; from the coding sequence atggaagaaaaacaaaagaaacctTCGCCGGTTCATCATATAGAAGCAATATTTCAGTGTGAAATATGTGGATTCATTTGtagtaataaaaatagtttaaaaaaccATTCAATTTGCCATTCAAACGTGAAACCCCATGTATGCGAAACTTGTGGTGAAGCTTTCAAAAGAAGAGACGTATTAAAAAGACATATACTCATTCATATAAAGGAAAAACCTTGTGTATGTCAAATCTGCAGAAAAGATTTCAGTCATGGAAAGGCCTTAAAGAAACATTTACGTACTCATACAACAGATATAGCTTATGTCTGTGATGTTTGTGGAAATAAATTCACTGAAATGATTGATTTAAAGGAACATTTACGTACACATAGAAAAGGAAAACCTTATGTCTGTGAAGAGTGTGGtaataaattcagtaataaatCTAATTTGAGAAGACATCTACGGATGCATACAAATGAAAAGCCCTATGTCTGTGAAGAGTGTGGTAATAAATTCAGTGATAAATCTAATTTGAGAAGACATCTACGGATGCATACAAATGAAAAGCCCTATGTCTGTGAAGAGTGTGGTAATAAATTCAGTGATAAATCTAATTTGAGAAGACATCTACGGATGCATACAAATGAAAAGCCCTATGTCTGTGAAGAGTGTGGTAATAAATTCAGTGATAAATCTTATTTGAGAAGACATCTACGGATGCATACAAATGAAAAGCCCTATGTCTGTGAAGAGTGTGGTAATAAATTCAGTGATAAATCTAATTTGAGAAGACATCTACGGATGCATACAAATGAAAAGCCCTATGTCTGTGAAGTCTGTACTAAAGCATTCAATCGAAGGAGCTATTTAGCAAATCATTTGCTTACTCATTCAAAAGATAAACCTCAtgtctgtgaagtgtgtgaaaggGCATTCAGCAGGAGAGATACTTTAACAAGACATTTACGTACTCATCCGCAAGGAGAAATTTGA